AGAATATATTACAGAAGACCtagggcctgatcctgcaacTGTTACATGCATCCTGCAACAACCATTTGCCAGTGATAAGGAAGAACGAATACTGGAGGTGCAAGATTCTGCCGGATCAGGCCTTAAGTGTACGTGCATTATACAACACATTATATGGTGACatctcaaaataaaatactgtatttttatgtaATGCAGAAGTAACACACACAACTTACATATAGtaataatttattctgaaatgtCCATTTTAGCCTCTGTTGAGACATCACCCATGTCTCATTAATAAAAGAGCAGCCATCTCACCTCAAATACCAGAATATACAACAAGTTACagcatagcaaaaaaaaaatctacctaCTTTAAGAGAAAATCTAATTCaggtaaaataattttcttcaaggTTTTACAGTTacacaggtttctttttttttgttttgtttgtttttttcagggcaCAAAGTGTAAATTGTTACACCACAACTATCTATGCACATTATGTGACCACAGAAATGTTAATCATTACTTCAGAAAATGAACCATCAATTCCATTCATGCAGAAAAGCAGGCTGGGAAAGCTTGTTCAGCAGAAACCATATTACTGTGAATTTCACAGCCACATGATTAATTATTGGGTTAGATGGACTCATGAATATTAAAACTGAGTATACTTTTTTGCATAAATAAGACCAGTTCTTCCCTGATGTAGTTTAAGTCAGTCTGTAATCTAGAAATGATCGATAAAGCAATATGACTGTTATCTCCTCTATCTGCAATGTTCCATGATTTCAACAACAAGCAATATTTAAAGTATTATGGGATGGGATGCTAATTTAATACGTTAAACATACTGTACAAATCTACTTGCATTAGCAGTTTTATTCCAAACTGTCAATCAGGTATTCCTCCAAAATATTACCAGTGAAGACAAAGTATACTATCAAATATGGCTTCCAGAACAAGGACCTTCTAACAAGAATCAAAGCTATTTACAACAAatagaaacagcaaaaaaaaaaaatcaatccccattttttttagtttcatttgaaacaaaagtTCTAAGTAGCTGCTGTATATAATacatcagttttatttattttttgttgcacTTAAACGGAAGTTACCAGGTAGGAGCCAGAGAGACGTTTAGGACTCTGAGTTCCACCAGAGTCTGGATTTTCAGACTTGGAGTCACGTTTCTTTGTGCTGTTATTTACTGGTGTTGGTATTTGTGATGGCCGAGCAGAACTGTTGTCCACACTGCTCTTCCTGCGGCTTGGATTGTAGTTGAAAGGCGTCACTCTTGCTGCGACAGCACCAATGGGGGAGCTATGTTTGCTCGAGCTACTGGAACTGAATGGTGTACGCTCACTTACAGTACTTTCATTGTTTTCTGGTGCAGAGACAGGATTATTCTGCAGAGGCTTTGTTTCAGTGCCTTTCTTGTCTGGACTGTCCATCTGAAAGAAAGAGTTCAGACGATTTTCTAAACCAATGGTACGAACAGAAACACCTCCATTCcctggggtttgtttttcttgaatcTCTTTAGAATCTTTACCATTCACACCCCCTTTTTCTGAAACGCTGTCAATAACAGGGGGAGTATTTCCAGTTGGAGACCTTCCAGATCGAGGATTATTAATTGGGCAGTCCTCTATCCTCACCCACACATCCTCTGTCTTGGAGACAGCTGGTGCCATCTGATAGATGAGAGTTTTGGAATCGGAGCCATTTGTGGTACCCGAGGAAGAATGCTGAGGATCATTTATTATCTGAGGAATTtcgttttcttttatttttctccaagtaCCTTTTGCTGGTACTTGgctttctttattttgcttgtgtCCAGAAAGAGAACTTCCgggttgcttctcatcttcactttttgccttttcactGGATTCTGAAGAGGCTGACAGAATTGAGGAGGAACTTCCAGTTCTTCGCCAAGTGCTTACACGAGGAAGCGACGAGGAATGCTTACTATGTTCACGCTTCCAAGTTCCCGATCTATTGATTGGCAATCTAGATGGACTCTCAGAATGAGAACGAGCTATATCATGACGTTTTGCTGGTCTCCCATCATACTCTACAGAAGGGCTTAGATTAGGGGGTAATTTTCGCCAACCACTAGTCTGGGCAGTTGAATGAGTGGATATAGACATATCAGGAAGAGATGGACTTAAAACTGGGGTCTGTAGTTGGGACCTTGTGGGAGAATCTGGCCTGGAAGGAGACAGAGATTCGAATGAAGCTGACTCTTCTAATTTCCGTCTTAGAGTTGGGCTTGGAGCTTCTTTAATAAAAGTTGACTGACGAACGAGAACAGGTCTCTCGGATCTGTCAGATTCACTTCCACTAGATTTTGTGGATGACATTCGGGATAGCTCAGTCTTTTTGTTTGATCCACCACTGCTGAGAGCTTGGTTTAACCCTTTTGAGGCAGACTCACTTCGTGGAATGCTACTGGTACTCTTAGGTAAGGCAGTTTGTTTTGTAAGGTTTTGCTGGCTCATCTGCCTGCCTGGTGATGTGTACGACATTCTACCTGAACTTGAAGATTTAGTTGAAGCTGTGCTAGGAGATGATGTCCTTGGCAACTGAGACAGTTTGTTGGGAGGACTTATACCGTTCCTTCCTGGAGAAATTGAGGTTCGGCCGGGAGATTGCAGAGGCCTACTTAATGGCTGCTGTTGAGGTCTAGAAGGAGTGGAGTCTCTGGATCCTGATCTAGAAGGTCCTTTACTTGACCCACTCTGGTTCAACCCTGATGGCTGCCTAGTCACAGGAGATGGCTCAGGTTTCACTGATGACTTGACTCCTCTTGGAGAACTAGTCAAACTTTGGCCTTCACTGGGACTCTTGGAATTTGTGTTTTTCAGTGGGGGACCTTTTTTGGAAACAGGACTTGTACTTGAAGAACTATTCCGAACTCCTGGAATATGGATCATTGTCCTACCACGTGAAATTGAAGGCACACTTGTCTGTTGTGGTTGCTTCAGCTGGCTTGAAACTTCGGAATTGGAGCGAGCTTTTCCTGTAATTATACTTTTATAcactttcttccctcctttgATTCCCCTACTTTCAGATTCTGCTTTTTTAGACTCCAGTGTGCTCTTCTCTCCCGGTTTAAGTATTCTTGGACCTTTATTACTAGTAAAGGGTTTTTCTTCTTGGTCTGGGGTAAGATGAAATGGTGACCCTAGAGAAATACCAGATTTTAATGAAAGGATAGAATCAGAGTCTGAAGAAGCCTGTCTAGACAAcgatgcagcagctgcagcttgatgcaagctaCTAACTATAGAATTTGCACCTTCTTGTATAGCTTTCCAATCAAAGTTCTCTGAATCAGGTGAGAAACCATGTTCTGAATCTGGCCTCTGTATCCCTCTCAAATCCAGTGTTAAGTCTTCTGCCGATATACCACCTGTGTTTCTGGGATTACTTTTTTCACTTTCACTCTTTATccttgagggttttttctttttaggcaTAGCAGAACTAATGCATTCCTGCAAAAGATCGTCTTCTGAGTCAATGCTAAGAGAACTCAGAGAACTGTTTCTAGAGAAACATACAGGAGTATCTTCAACATGAAATGATTTAGGTGCATAACCAGAAGTCTGTGGTCTGTTTGATTCCATCTGTGAATCAGGAGCCTCAGTTCGTTTTGCAGGTTCCCCttctttgttgttattgttttcttgATCAATATCACTGAGGGAACTAAGAGATGAATTGcgagaaaaacaaacaggtgTGTTTTCAATAGCAAAATTCTGTGTCTTCTCATCGGTAGCTGCTCCTCTGTCTGGAATATCTTTAGCTGACTGAGAGAAAGTTTTAGGTTGACTTCTGCTTGTTGGGTGTTTTTGGCAAACTTGTGTCCTGTTACTTGGTTGCTGACTTGAAGATTGTTCTGGATTAGTGcagtctttattttctgtttcctttgcttcttttccttttcttaattctgccttctccctTGAAAGGtcaacatcatcatcatcaaaatCTAAAGAACTTAGGGAATCATTCCGTGAAAAACAATAAGGAGTTCCCTCAATAGGTGTGTAATGATGAGGGGAATCAAATGCAAAGCTTCCTCTTACACGTTCTTCATTATTTGGCAATTTGTCATTAAAATctcttgaattatttttaagattcTGTTTCTTTGCATCTCTGTTCTCCGGATAgcttctttcattattaataTTGCTTTTAGGCTCTGTGGTTTTTCTTATACGTGCTCTGTATTCATTATTTTGGGCAACAGGCTTTACTGGTGATGTTGGCTTCTTTTTCTCACCTTCTGGCTGGTTTTTATTACTTAGCGATGAAGATGCTTGTTGAATTTGATCCATTATCTTCTTCACTCTGAAAGGTTTGTGACTTTTTCCTTTTGGCATAGCTGAATTAATGCACTCAGCCAGAATATCACCCTCTTCTGTTTTGTCATCATACAGGCCTGGGGAAGTCACAGCTGAGCTTTTTGCTCTCTGAGAATCATCATTACTTCTACCTTCTGTAGGAATGGTGTCTCGCTTTTCAAATTCCCCTGAGTCTGCTCCTGTACCCACATTGTCTACATTGGCCAACTCACTCGGGGGCGATTCTATTGTGAGATCACTCAGAGATGTAGCTGTTGAAAAATTTATTGGGGTACCCTCAACACAATATACCCGTGGCATATCATCTCCTGGTGTAAAACTCACGTGCTTCTGGGATTGCAATCTGCTTTGTGAAGGCAAAAGTTTGTAAACTGGCAACTGGCTAGGCTTTCTGGCTACAGGAGGAGGCATTTTTGGAGCAGATCCTTGGGAAGGCTTTTTGGCTTTACGTGAAGACTTGGTTGGCATTGCAGAAATAATACACGCTTCCAGTATTTCaatatcatcatcatcatcagaaTCAtccaaaatgtctttttctgcttcagcaggcttctctgctttcttctcttggTTATCCTTTGCATCATCTGATTGTTCAGGTTCTGCTTCGTTTCCATGTTCATTTTCATGAACTGGAGGCATTATTCTTAACTCTACATCTTTCTGTATAAACGGCTCATCAAGACTCAGAGCACTCAGGCTAGAAGAGCAGGAAAACCCATCCGGTGTGCTTTCTGTGGCAAAATGTAATAGCGTATCAGCCTCTGGAAGTACCTGAACTCTTTGAACAGCTGCATTTACAGCTGCCTGTCTAGGACCAGGGTCTCTCTTTTCTGCACAAGGTACTTTACCTTTAGCTACCTCTCTTTTTACTTGAACTCCTTGAGCAGGGGGTGGCGTTTTACTTCTGCTTGGAGGCATTGTTTGTCCCGGGCTATCTGGAAGGTCACTGGGACTTATAATACCACTTACCATTCCACTACAAGGCTCACTTTGAACTGAACTAGCAATTGAACGGCTTTCAAAGCTATCCAGGGAACTTACAGAAGTACATCTGCTGAACATGAGTGGTGTTTCCTGCACATAATGTTCTGGTGGGCTTTTAGGAGTCTGTGCACCACTCTTTGAGGGAGATTTGGCACCTGAAGAAAATTCAACAGCTTTATGTCTAGAGGAATCAGAAGGAGACAAACTAGAAGTCTGAATTCTGCTGGATTTTGTTCTGATGTGTTGTGATGTTGATGTGATTTCACTTACTGCCCCTTCTGTAGATAGAGCCCCACTGTTCTCCTTTAGTTCTGCTATCTGCAGTGTGTTATTAGCATCTGTCACACGTGTGGATTGATCACGTCCTATTTCATCTTCAGCTGATGACAAAGACGACAAAGAGCTACACCTTGAAAAACATATTGGTGTATCTTCCACACAGTAAGTCTGTATAGTTTCCTGATTAATAGAGGGAGTTTTACAGGAGGCAGTCTTTTGCGCATGACCACCTCTGTTCTGTGCAGAATTTGGGTGAAGCTGATTCTGTCTCTTTGAACCAGCTGA
The Columba livia isolate bColLiv1 breed racing homer chromosome Z, bColLiv1.pat.W.v2, whole genome shotgun sequence genome window above contains:
- the APC gene encoding adenomatous polyposis coli protein isoform X4, with the translated sequence MAAASYDQLLKQVEALKMENSNLRQELEDNSNHLTKLETEASNMKEVLKQLQGSIEDEAMVSSGQIDLLERLKELNLESTNFPGVKLRPKVSVRSYGSREGSVSSRSGECSPVPMGSFPRRGFMNGSRESTGYLEELEKERSLLLAELEKEEKEKDWYYAQLQNLTKRIDSLPLTENFSLQTDMTRRQLEYEARQIRAAMEEQLGTCQDMEKRAQRAPQSKHDAGSHDTERQNEGQGAAEISMATSSTGQGSAARMDHETASVMSSGSNYSVPRRLTSHLGTKVEMVYSLLSMLGTHDKDDMSRTLLAMSSSQDSCIAMRQSGCLPLLIQLLHGNDKDSVLLGNSRGSKEARARASAALHNIIHSQPDDKRGRREIRVLHLLEQIRAYCETCWEWQEAHEQGMDQDKNPMPAPVDHQICPAVCVLMKLSFDEEHRHAMNELGGLQAIAELLQVDCEMYGLTNDHYSVTLRRYAGMALTNLTFGDVANKATLCSMKGCMRALVAQLKSESEDLQQVIASVLRNLSWRADVNSKKTLREVGSVKALMECALEVKKESTLKSVLSALWNLSAHCTENKADICAVDGALAFLVGTLTYRSQTNTLAIIESGGGILRNVSSLIATNEDHRQILRENSCLQTLLQHLKSHSLTIVSNACGTLWNLSARNAKDQEALWDMGAVSMLKNLIHSKHKMIAMGSAAALRNLMANRPAKYKDANIMSPGSSLPSLHVRKQKALEAELDAQHLSETFDNIDNLSPKASHRNKQRHKQNIYSEYVLDSSRHDDSVCRSESFNAGNMTVLSPYLNTTVLPGSSSSSRGNIENSRSEKDRSLDRDLEVGLNTYHPAAENTGNSSKRIGMQISTAAAQIAKVMEEVTSMHIPQEDRSSSSTTEMHCLTEDRNGPRRSATAHTHSNTYFPKSENSSRTCPVPYTKMEYKRASNDSLNSVSSSDGYGKRGQMKPSIESYSEDDESKFCSYGQYPADLAHKIHSANHMDDNDGELDTPINYSLKYSDEQLNSGRQSPSQNERWARPKHIIDDEMKQSEQRQSRSQNASYPVYTDSGDDKHMKYQSPFGQQECVSSFRSRGSNGSDQNRVGSTLGINQKVNQSLCQVDDYDDDKPTNYSERYSEEEQHEEEDRPTNYSIKYNEEEHHVDQPIDYSLKYSTEVPPSSQKPSFTFSKTSSVQSTKTDHISSSSGNTSAPSAGSKRQNQLHPNSAQNRGGHAQKTASCKTPSINQETIQTYCVEDTPICFSRCSSLSSLSSAEDEIGRDQSTRVTDANNTLQIAELKENSGALSTEGAVSEITSTSQHIRTKSSRIQTSSLSPSDSSRHKAVEFSSGAKSPSKSGAQTPKSPPEHYVQETPLMFSRCTSVSSLDSFESRSIASSVQSEPCSGMVSGIISPSDLPDSPGQTMPPSRSKTPPPAQGVQVKREVAKGKVPCAEKRDPGPRQAAVNAAVQRVQVLPEADTLLHFATESTPDGFSCSSSLSALSLDEPFIQKDVELRIMPPVHENEHGNEAEPEQSDDAKDNQEKKAEKPAEAEKDILDDSDDDDDIEILEACIISAMPTKSSRKAKKPSQGSAPKMPPPVARKPSQLPVYKLLPSQSRLQSQKHVSFTPGDDMPRVYCVEGTPINFSTATSLSDLTIESPPSELANVDNVGTGADSGEFEKRDTIPTEGRSNDDSQRAKSSAVTSPGLYDDKTEEGDILAECINSAMPKGKSHKPFRVKKIMDQIQQASSSLSNKNQPEGEKKKPTSPVKPVAQNNEYRARIRKTTEPKSNINNERSYPENRDAKKQNLKNNSRDFNDKLPNNEERVRGSFAFDSPHHYTPIEGTPYCFSRNDSLSSLDFDDDDVDLSREKAELRKGKEAKETENKDCTNPEQSSSQQPSNRTQVCQKHPTSRSQPKTFSQSAKDIPDRGAATDEKTQNFAIENTPVCFSRNSSLSSLSDIDQENNNNKEGEPAKRTEAPDSQMESNRPQTSGYAPKSFHVEDTPVCFSRNSSLSSLSIDSEDDLLQECISSAMPKKKKPSRIKSESEKSNPRNTGGISAEDLTLDLRGIQRPDSEHGFSPDSENFDWKAIQEGANSIVSSLHQAAAAASLSRQASSDSDSILSLKSGISLGSPFHLTPDQEEKPFTSNKGPRILKPGEKSTLESKKAESESRGIKGGKKVYKSIITGKARSNSEVSSQLKQPQQTSVPSISRGRTMIHIPGVRNSSSSTSPVSKKGPPLKNTNSKSPSEGQSLTSSPRGVKSSVKPEPSPVTRQPSGLNQSGSSKGPSRSGSRDSTPSRPQQQPLSRPLQSPGRTSISPGRNGISPPNKLSQLPRTSSPSTASTKSSSSGRMSYTSPGRQMSQQNLTKQTALPKSTSSIPRSESASKGLNQALSSGGSNKKTELSRMSSTKSSGSESDRSERPVLVRQSTFIKEAPSPTLRRKLEESASFESLSPSRPDSPTRSQLQTPVLSPSLPDMSISTHSTAQTSGWRKLPPNLSPSVEYDGRPAKRHDIARSHSESPSRLPINRSGTWKREHSKHSSSLPRVSTWRRTGSSSSILSASSESSEKAKSEDEKQPGSSLSGHKQNKESQVPAKGTWRKIKENEIPQIINDPQHSSSGTTNGSDSKTLIYQMAPAVSKTEDVWVRIEDCPINNPRSGRSPTGNTPPVIDSVSEKGGVNGKDSKEIQEKQTPGNGGVSVRTIGLENRLNSFFQMDSPDKKGTETKPLQNNPVSAPENNESTVSERTPFSSSSSSKHSSPIGAVAARVTPFNYNPSRRKSSVDNSSARPSQIPTPVNNSTKKRDSKSENPDSGGTQSPKRLSGSYLVTSV